In the genome of Bradyrhizobium sp. CIAT3101, one region contains:
- a CDS encoding phage tail protein, with amino-acid sequence MTLYKWSQTASADATADSTINWAEGQSPSSVNDSARAMMAAIAKYRDDMAGAIVTSGTSTAYVVSSYQVFQSLSQLGGQIVAFTPHTTNGATVTINVDGLGAKPLRSAPGVELPAGTIVQGTPYVAQYNNADAAFYLQGFYGASSSLIPIGASVDFWGPNAPNSSFALMYGQAISRTTYAALFALFGTTYGVGDGSTTFNIPDCRGRIIAGADGMGGIAANRLTAATMSGTGLGSTSSATETKSLTTGNLPPYTPSGNLGLSSTNTTIINPNTIISIQGAGGGSLLGIAWNSGGSIANLASSMSASFTGTAQGGTSTAFPIVQPTIIANKLLRII; translated from the coding sequence ATGACTCTCTACAAATGGTCTCAAACGGCCTCAGCCGACGCAACGGCGGATTCGACGATCAACTGGGCCGAGGGGCAATCCCCTTCCAGCGTCAACGACTCCGCGCGAGCGATGATGGCGGCGATAGCCAAGTATCGCGACGACATGGCTGGCGCGATCGTGACAAGCGGGACCAGTACCGCCTACGTGGTGAGCTCGTACCAGGTGTTTCAGTCGCTGTCGCAACTGGGCGGGCAGATCGTCGCATTCACGCCCCACACGACAAATGGTGCGACGGTCACGATCAATGTCGACGGCCTCGGCGCCAAGCCGCTCCGGTCGGCACCAGGAGTTGAATTACCAGCCGGCACGATTGTGCAGGGGACGCCTTATGTAGCCCAATATAACAATGCTGATGCGGCGTTCTATTTGCAGGGCTTTTACGGAGCGAGCTCGTCCCTTATCCCGATCGGTGCCAGTGTCGATTTTTGGGGCCCAAATGCGCCGAACAGTTCGTTTGCCCTGATGTACGGGCAGGCGATCAGCCGCACCACGTATGCGGCGCTCTTCGCACTGTTCGGAACTACATACGGCGTTGGCGACGGCTCGACGACGTTCAATATTCCGGATTGCCGGGGACGTATTATTGCTGGCGCTGATGGTATGGGCGGCATTGCGGCGAACCGCTTAACCGCTGCGACCATGAGCGGAACGGGACTCGGTTCAACCAGCTCCGCAACCGAAACAAAGTCACTTACTACCGGAAATCTTCCGCCTTATACGCCGTCTGGCAATCTGGGTTTGAGCAGCACGAATACGACGATTATCAATCCGAACACGATTATTTCGATACAGGGTGCTGGTGGAGGCTCGCTTCTTGGCATCGCCTGGAATTCAGGTGGATCTATCGCAAATTTGGCGTCATCGATGAGTGCAAGTTTTACTGGCACCGCCCAAGGGGGCACCAGTACGGCTTTCCCGATCGTTCAGCCAACGATCATTGCGAACAAGCTGCTTCGTATCATCTAA